In Rutidosis leptorrhynchoides isolate AG116_Rl617_1_P2 chromosome 2, CSIRO_AGI_Rlap_v1, whole genome shotgun sequence, one genomic interval encodes:
- the LOC139887815 gene encoding uncharacterized protein — protein sequence MVAPAFADITKADALEKKAGLPAQNDVAIISEWKYTELDAILLILNRFYLESELKINLHKSSLIGIGVNFNEVELLAAKTGCTATSTPFTFLGFNLGENMSRASSWTPIIDKYKARLPSWTAKMLLTGGRLTLIKFVLGRIM from the exons ATGGTTGCCCCAGCATTTGCGGATATAACTAAGGCTGAtgcgttggaaaagaaggcaggcttgccggcgcaga ACGACGTGGCAATTATTTCAGAATGGAAGTACACGGAGCTAGATGCTATCTTATTAATTCTCAACAGGTTTTATCTTGAATCAGAGCTTAAAATTAATCTCCATAAATCAAGTCTCATTGGTATTGGTGTTAATTTCAATGAAGTCGAGTTGCTTGCTGCTAAAACTGGTTGTACAGCAACTTCTACACCATTCACGTTTCTAGGTTTTAACCTGGGAGAGAATATGTCTAGAGCATCGTCCTGGACCCCCATTATTGATAAGTATAAAGCACGTCTACCCTCATGGACGGCAAAAATGTTATTGACTGGTGGTAGATTGACACTTATCAAGTTCGTTTTGGGAcgcattatgtga